The following are encoded in a window of Algiphilus aromaticivorans DG1253 genomic DNA:
- the trpA gene encoding tryptophan synthase subunit alpha: MSRIADTFSRLRTEGRRALVPYITAGDPHPDHSVSYMHALVRGGADVLELGVPFSDPMADGPIIQLACERALKHGTSLRDVLGMVARFRADDDATPVVLMGYLNPIERFGFEDFAQAARTAGVDGVLIVDLSVDEAPDVAPQLRAQGLDCIFLLAPTSTGARMKAIASLGSGYVYYVSLKGVTGAASLDPADVATHVAEIRENLELPVAVGFGVRDAAGARAVGQHADGVVVGSALVQRIAELAETPDAVPAVLEQAARELRDALDALA; this comes from the coding sequence ATGAGCCGAATTGCCGACACCTTCTCGCGGCTGCGCACCGAGGGCCGGCGCGCGCTGGTGCCCTATATCACCGCGGGTGACCCGCATCCGGATCACAGCGTCAGCTACATGCACGCGCTGGTGCGCGGCGGTGCGGATGTGCTGGAGCTGGGCGTGCCCTTTTCCGACCCGATGGCGGATGGCCCCATCATCCAGCTTGCCTGTGAGCGGGCTCTGAAGCACGGCACCTCCTTGCGGGACGTGCTGGGGATGGTGGCGCGCTTTCGTGCCGACGATGACGCGACCCCCGTTGTGTTGATGGGCTATCTGAATCCCATTGAGCGTTTCGGCTTCGAGGACTTCGCGCAGGCCGCACGCACCGCCGGTGTCGACGGCGTGCTCATCGTCGATCTGTCCGTGGACGAGGCGCCCGATGTCGCGCCGCAACTGCGCGCGCAGGGGCTGGACTGCATCTTCCTGCTGGCGCCGACCAGCACCGGCGCGCGCATGAAGGCCATCGCCTCGCTGGGCTCGGGTTACGTCTATTACGTCTCGCTCAAGGGTGTCACCGGTGCGGCCAGCCTGGACCCGGCGGATGTTGCGACCCACGTTGCCGAGATTCGCGAGAATCTGGAGCTCCCGGTGGCGGTAGGCTTTGGTGTGCGCGACGCTGCCGGCGCCCGCGCTGTCGGGCAGCACGCCGACGGTGTCGTCGTCGGCAGCGCGCTGGTGCAGCGCATCGCCGAGTTGGCCGAGACGCCCGATGCCGTGCCAGCGGTCCTCGAGCAAGCGGCGCGCGAATTGCGCGACGCCCTCGATGCGCTAGCATGA
- a CDS encoding bifunctional folylpolyglutamate synthase/dihydrofolate synthase gives MTAPRPEPGWSLADWLQWLEQGARGEILLGLERVQVVHARLGLRPRPTLTIAGTNGKGSCAHAAEAIARAIGQRTALYTSPHLLHFGERMRVDGVAASDEAIVAALARVEAARGEVALTYFEHATLAALCLFDEADIDLQILEVGLGGRLDAVNIVDAEACVITSIGRDHVRELGESLAGIAAEKAGVARAGRPAVVAQNPAPEGLHAALAARGARILQMGALEETSENWSPPGWGLSLPAPPAGGLTLRRNIAAAALALEAMAWSRLAIADALTGLVADFRLPGRLQTHRGLTLDVAHNAEAAAELAANLSDIAPRWRLVLGMLADKPVEQLAQTLAPLCDSIICAPLPPPRGLSGEALAKRLGDAGVAAGCAGSVAEAITAARAGWPADSGILVTGSFLTVAAALQT, from the coding sequence ATGACGGCGCCCCGTCCGGAACCGGGCTGGTCGCTTGCCGACTGGCTACAGTGGCTTGAGCAGGGTGCCCGCGGCGAAATCCTTCTCGGATTGGAGCGGGTGCAGGTTGTACACGCGCGCCTCGGCCTGCGCCCGCGACCGACGCTCACCATCGCAGGCACCAACGGCAAGGGCAGCTGCGCGCATGCCGCCGAGGCGATCGCGCGTGCGATAGGGCAACGCACCGCGCTCTACACCTCGCCGCATCTGCTGCATTTCGGCGAGCGCATGCGGGTCGATGGTGTAGCCGCCAGCGACGAGGCCATTGTCGCCGCGCTGGCCCGCGTCGAAGCCGCGCGCGGCGAGGTAGCGCTGACCTACTTCGAGCACGCCACCCTGGCCGCGCTTTGCCTCTTCGATGAGGCCGATATCGACCTGCAGATCCTGGAGGTAGGCCTCGGCGGACGCCTGGACGCGGTCAATATCGTCGACGCCGAGGCCTGCGTCATCACCAGCATCGGCCGCGACCATGTCCGCGAGCTGGGCGAGTCGCTGGCCGGCATCGCCGCCGAGAAGGCCGGCGTCGCGCGGGCGGGCCGTCCCGCTGTGGTGGCGCAGAATCCGGCGCCGGAGGGCTTGCACGCGGCGCTGGCTGCGCGCGGAGCGCGCATCCTGCAGATGGGAGCGCTGGAGGAGACCTCGGAAAACTGGAGCCCACCGGGCTGGGGGCTGAGCCTGCCCGCGCCGCCTGCGGGCGGCCTCACACTGCGCCGCAATATCGCAGCAGCGGCGCTGGCGCTGGAAGCGATGGCATGGTCGCGTTTGGCCATCGCCGACGCATTGACGGGCCTTGTCGCGGATTTTCGCTTGCCGGGCAGGTTGCAGACGCATCGCGGCCTGACGCTCGACGTGGCCCATAACGCCGAAGCCGCCGCCGAGCTTGCCGCGAACTTATCCGATATCGCGCCGCGCTGGCGGCTGGTGCTCGGCATGCTGGCGGACAAGCCGGTGGAGCAACTGGCGCAGACGCTGGCGCCGCTCTGTGACAGCATCATCTGTGCGCCGCTGCCGCCGCCACGAGGCTTGAGCGGCGAAGCGCTCGCCAAGCGTCTCGGCGACGCCGGCGTCGCCGCGGGCTGCGCCGGAAGCGTGGCGGAAGCTATCACCGCGGCGCGCGCGGGATGGCCTGCCGATAGCGGAATTCTCGTCACGGGTTCCTTCCTGACCGTAGCCGCAGCGCTGCAAACATGA
- the accD gene encoding acetyl-CoA carboxylase, carboxyltransferase subunit beta, translated as MNWLDKILPSRIDTSETDRKKSVPEGLWTKCEECQSVLYRAELERTLQVCPKCSAHRPINARTRIRHFLDEDSEQIEIGADVRPTDPLRFRDSKKYRDRLADAQKSSGETDAMVVMRGKLQGMPVVTASFEFSFLGGSMGSVVGERFVQGVQHSIDEGLPLICFAASGGARMQEALFSLMQMAKTSAALARLADRGLPFVSVLTHPTMGGVSASLAMLGDINIAEPGALIGFAGPRVIEQTVRQTLPEGFQRAEFLLEHGAIDAIIDRREMRSRLHSMLALLMHAPSAAA; from the coding sequence TTGAACTGGCTCGACAAGATCCTGCCTTCGCGCATCGACACCAGCGAAACCGACCGCAAGAAGAGTGTGCCGGAAGGCCTCTGGACCAAGTGCGAGGAGTGCCAGTCGGTCCTCTATCGCGCAGAGCTGGAGCGCACCCTGCAGGTCTGTCCGAAATGCAGCGCGCATCGCCCCATCAACGCGCGCACGCGCATCCGGCATTTCCTCGACGAGGATTCTGAGCAGATCGAGATCGGTGCCGACGTGCGGCCGACCGATCCGCTGCGCTTCCGCGATTCCAAGAAGTATCGTGATCGCCTTGCCGATGCACAGAAGAGCTCTGGCGAGACCGATGCGATGGTGGTGATGCGGGGCAAGCTGCAGGGCATGCCGGTGGTCACCGCCAGCTTCGAGTTCTCCTTCCTCGGCGGCAGCATGGGCAGCGTCGTTGGCGAGCGCTTCGTGCAGGGCGTGCAGCATTCCATCGACGAAGGCCTGCCGCTGATCTGCTTTGCCGCCAGCGGTGGCGCGCGCATGCAGGAGGCGCTGTTCTCGCTCATGCAGATGGCCAAGACCTCGGCGGCGCTGGCGCGGCTCGCGGATCGCGGTCTGCCCTTCGTCTCGGTGCTCACGCATCCGACCATGGGTGGTGTTTCGGCCAGCCTCGCCATGCTGGGCGACATCAATATCGCCGAGCCGGGCGCGCTGATCGGCTTCGCCGGCCCGCGCGTCATCGAGCAGACCGTGCGCCAGACCCTGCCCGAGGGCTTCCAGCGCGCCGAATTCTTGCTAGAGCACGGCGCCATCGATGCCATCATCGATCGACGCGAGATGCGCAGCCGCCTGCACAGCATGCTGGCCCTGCTCATGCACGCCCCCTCTGCCGCCGCCTGA
- a CDS encoding CvpA family protein yields MNWVDYCVLGILAVSMLVGVLRGFIREALNLSSWILAVIAALVLAPPLERWLAGLIALDPARLIIAYLSVFILALIVGSVVTHFVANAIRRTPFSGVDRVLGGGFGTARGVLVIVLLMAAAGLTVLDREPWWQEARLLPWFEPMAEWVQEQLPEGWIEDIKPQSEPEAARVVE; encoded by the coding sequence ATGAACTGGGTTGACTACTGCGTTCTCGGCATCCTCGCGGTGTCGATGCTCGTCGGCGTTCTTCGCGGCTTCATCCGCGAGGCGCTGAATCTTTCAAGCTGGATCCTCGCCGTGATTGCCGCGCTCGTGCTGGCGCCGCCACTGGAGCGCTGGCTTGCGGGGCTGATCGCGCTGGATCCCGCGCGGCTCATCATCGCCTATCTGTCGGTCTTCATCCTGGCGCTGATCGTCGGTTCCGTGGTCACGCATTTCGTGGCCAATGCCATCCGGCGGACTCCCTTTTCCGGCGTCGACCGGGTTCTGGGCGGAGGTTTCGGCACCGCCCGCGGCGTGCTGGTAATCGTGCTACTGATGGCGGCTGCCGGCCTCACCGTTCTGGATCGCGAACCCTGGTGGCAGGAAGCGCGTCTTCTGCCCTGGTTCGAGCCCATGGCCGAGTGGGTGCAAGAGCAGTTGCCGGAAGGCTGGATCGAGGACATCAAACCCCAGAGCGAGCCGGAAGCGGCTCGAGTCGTGGAGTAG
- the truA gene encoding tRNA pseudouridine(38-40) synthase TruA, giving the protein MTRWVAGVAYAGTAYSGWQRLAHIDSVQGRVEAALSSVANQPVTIAASGRTDAGVHAAMQVIHFDSGAPRGVDAWLRGGNSQLPADIALQWVMPAPEGFHARYAAVARRYRYVIANTPAPPALWRARSAWLRHPLDAARMDAAARQLLGEHDFSAFRAAECQSRTPMRRITDISVQRRGEFVLLDVRGNAFLHHMVRNIVGSLMVVGRGQQPTDWIGMLLAGRDRRRAAATAPAEGLYLLGAEYPEHPDIASPADPVFP; this is encoded by the coding sequence ATGACTCGCTGGGTTGCCGGTGTCGCCTATGCGGGCACGGCCTACAGCGGCTGGCAGCGGCTGGCACACATCGACAGCGTGCAGGGGCGTGTCGAGGCAGCGCTGTCAAGCGTGGCGAACCAGCCAGTCACGATCGCCGCCTCCGGGCGCACCGATGCCGGTGTGCACGCGGCCATGCAGGTCATCCATTTCGACAGCGGTGCGCCGCGTGGCGTCGATGCCTGGTTGCGCGGCGGCAACAGCCAGCTACCTGCCGATATCGCGCTGCAGTGGGTGATGCCGGCGCCGGAGGGCTTTCACGCGCGTTATGCCGCCGTGGCTCGGCGCTATCGCTACGTCATCGCGAATACGCCGGCGCCGCCGGCGCTCTGGCGCGCGCGCAGCGCCTGGCTGCGCCACCCCCTGGATGCCGCGCGCATGGATGCGGCAGCCCGGCAGTTGCTGGGCGAACACGACTTTTCGGCTTTCCGCGCGGCCGAGTGCCAGTCGCGTACGCCGATGCGGCGTATCACCGATATCAGCGTGCAGCGACGCGGTGAGTTCGTGTTGCTTGATGTGCGCGGCAACGCCTTCCTGCATCACATGGTGCGCAACATCGTCGGCTCGCTGATGGTGGTGGGGCGGGGACAGCAGCCGACGGACTGGATCGGCATGCTGCTTGCCGGCCGCGACCGCCGGCGGGCAGCCGCCACGGCGCCGGCGGAGGGACTCTATCTGCTTGGCGCCGAGTATCCGGAGCATCCGGACATCGCCTCGCCGGCCGATCCGGTCTTCCCCTGA
- a CDS encoding FimV/HubP family polar landmark protein, translating into MSVVKRISLLCALLCAAGAAHAISLGAIELESALNQPLQATVPLRGVASDELSGLRVRLAPAERFEAAGLIRDDYLRNLRLSVEEGRDGRPVVRIRGEGPLREPMLDLLIELRQGRQNVQRGYTLLVDPPEMAREPSAAVPEPAETRPEPKSEPAPEPEPEFEGAPESRPAAERVGADAQDATTPMASEGDGQEASPTSTEDGSAAEPEQSAKQSPRFFEEREPASERQLDPELLAEIEAGRDRPQPRAARASTQALPARSAEDGVYVVRAGETLWRVAYNTRGASGEVTMAQQMLAIVIANPEAFDEGDATALLRGSRLRIPPPDAVRRIDAAEADRTMAALTAGDRRTDAVNPDLMRTEDGPESDAAQTSTTMDDADAAESQPEADDADDGGGKGTVVTEDSEAQADAAPDAAALLVDRELTRAQQRAAEAEASEQTEVEPVPEQAQSDDAEPKADTEQAPDTSGDDAAAVGEGGAQPAEPPSPAPAGESEGGFDLRLLGAVAVVVLLLVALLVWRRRRAEAEVFANDDEEASDLVPASFETSDDVAAVNGDDASDPSEAPSDGGSTEPPEPRGTTGEGDDPMADADFRIAYGMFDDAEARLQEAIRREPERADLRLKLAEVHHASEQREAFLEAADAASGCGLDEEQRGELARMADRIAPDSRHASGLAAGAAIGATLNAESEDPATAEPAASEPTPAEGVPGEVTAPPEQGLDVDLAGLDTETGGTLDESDSAGEGGLDFDLDQLDDLQSDDVKDSVAPALDEGSADNLLDFDLDALETGDSDSPKVAEEPATRTDDENSLDFDLDALDFDADDSATADSGAASSFDEERALDLTENEVDAGAEEPAAQPAAEPESDAPDLDLDDFSLADFDVSGDDEGAESEPAAEPMAAPAQDPAAGGGDEDFAIGGLDLEPEGEPDADDAGAMAGQLDMARAYVDLGDVELARPMLQEVAERGDAEQQREAAELLDKLG; encoded by the coding sequence ATGTCCGTCGTTAAGCGCATCTCGCTGCTCTGCGCGCTTCTTTGTGCCGCCGGCGCGGCACATGCCATCAGTCTGGGCGCGATCGAGCTCGAGTCGGCGCTGAACCAGCCGCTGCAGGCGACCGTTCCGCTACGCGGCGTCGCAAGCGACGAGCTGTCCGGTTTGCGCGTACGTTTGGCCCCGGCCGAGCGCTTCGAGGCCGCGGGCCTCATTCGCGACGACTATCTGCGCAATCTGCGCTTGTCGGTGGAAGAGGGTCGGGACGGCCGCCCGGTCGTGCGCATTCGCGGCGAAGGTCCGCTGCGCGAGCCGATGCTTGATCTCCTTATCGAGCTGCGACAGGGGCGCCAGAACGTGCAGCGCGGCTACACGCTGCTAGTGGATCCGCCGGAGATGGCGCGCGAGCCCAGCGCTGCTGTTCCAGAGCCGGCGGAAACTCGGCCGGAACCAAAGTCGGAACCAGCACCCGAGCCAGAGCCGGAATTCGAAGGTGCACCCGAATCACGTCCGGCAGCAGAGCGCGTCGGGGCCGACGCCCAGGACGCCACCACACCCATGGCAAGCGAGGGCGATGGGCAGGAGGCTTCTCCGACGTCCACGGAAGACGGAAGCGCCGCCGAGCCCGAACAGTCCGCCAAGCAATCGCCACGCTTCTTCGAGGAGCGCGAGCCGGCGAGCGAGCGGCAGCTGGACCCCGAATTGCTGGCTGAAATCGAGGCCGGTCGAGATCGGCCGCAGCCGCGCGCAGCCCGCGCCTCGACGCAGGCGCTGCCCGCGCGCAGTGCCGAAGATGGCGTCTACGTAGTCCGTGCCGGCGAAACGCTTTGGCGAGTGGCCTACAACACGCGTGGCGCTAGCGGCGAAGTCACCATGGCGCAGCAGATGCTGGCTATCGTGATCGCCAACCCCGAAGCCTTTGATGAGGGAGACGCCACAGCGCTGTTGCGGGGCAGCCGCCTGCGCATCCCGCCACCAGACGCGGTACGTCGTATCGATGCCGCTGAGGCGGATAGGACGATGGCGGCACTGACGGCAGGAGACCGCCGAACCGACGCCGTCAATCCGGACTTGATGCGCACCGAGGACGGTCCGGAGTCGGACGCGGCGCAGACATCCACGACTATGGATGACGCTGATGCTGCTGAGAGCCAGCCCGAAGCCGACGATGCGGATGACGGCGGCGGCAAAGGGACCGTGGTGACTGAGGATAGCGAAGCGCAAGCGGACGCCGCTCCTGATGCCGCCGCTTTGCTGGTGGATCGCGAGCTCACGCGAGCCCAGCAACGAGCAGCGGAGGCCGAAGCCTCGGAGCAAACCGAAGTCGAACCGGTTCCCGAACAGGCACAAAGCGATGACGCTGAGCCGAAGGCCGACACCGAGCAAGCCCCCGACACGTCTGGCGATGATGCGGCAGCTGTGGGTGAAGGCGGAGCGCAACCTGCCGAACCGCCGTCTCCCGCGCCAGCAGGCGAAAGCGAAGGTGGTTTCGACCTGCGACTGCTGGGCGCCGTTGCGGTGGTTGTCCTGCTGCTGGTCGCCCTGTTGGTCTGGCGCCGGCGGCGCGCGGAAGCCGAGGTCTTCGCCAACGACGACGAGGAGGCCAGCGATCTCGTGCCGGCCTCCTTCGAGACCAGTGACGATGTCGCGGCCGTCAATGGTGATGACGCGTCCGATCCGAGCGAAGCACCCAGCGATGGCGGTAGTACGGAGCCCCCGGAACCACGAGGCACAACCGGCGAGGGCGACGACCCCATGGCCGATGCCGACTTCCGCATTGCCTATGGCATGTTCGATGACGCGGAAGCGCGGTTGCAGGAGGCAATCCGGCGCGAGCCGGAGCGCGCCGATCTGCGGCTGAAGCTCGCCGAAGTGCACCATGCTTCCGAGCAGCGCGAAGCCTTTCTCGAGGCAGCGGATGCCGCCAGCGGTTGTGGGCTCGATGAGGAGCAACGTGGCGAGCTGGCGCGCATGGCGGATCGCATCGCGCCGGATTCGCGGCACGCCAGTGGGCTCGCGGCCGGAGCAGCCATAGGTGCGACGCTCAATGCCGAGAGCGAAGATCCCGCGACTGCCGAGCCCGCAGCGAGCGAACCCACCCCCGCCGAAGGGGTGCCGGGCGAGGTGACAGCGCCGCCAGAACAAGGGCTGGATGTCGACCTTGCCGGGCTCGATACGGAGACCGGCGGAACTCTGGATGAGTCAGACAGTGCGGGCGAGGGCGGTCTGGATTTCGATCTCGACCAGCTCGACGACCTGCAGAGCGACGACGTCAAGGACTCCGTCGCACCGGCGCTGGACGAGGGCTCCGCGGATAATCTGCTTGATTTCGATCTGGATGCCCTGGAAACCGGGGACTCCGACAGTCCGAAGGTGGCGGAGGAGCCGGCCACTCGCACCGATGATGAGAACAGCCTGGACTTCGACCTTGACGCGCTTGATTTCGATGCCGACGACAGCGCTACCGCCGATTCAGGCGCCGCGAGTAGCTTCGATGAAGAGCGCGCGCTCGATCTGACGGAAAACGAAGTCGACGCCGGCGCCGAAGAGCCCGCTGCACAGCCTGCCGCAGAGCCAGAATCTGATGCCCCCGATCTGGATCTGGATGATTTCTCGCTGGCCGATTTCGATGTCTCCGGAGATGACGAGGGCGCTGAGTCCGAGCCTGCCGCCGAGCCGATGGCAGCCCCAGCCCAGGACCCTGCCGCGGGCGGCGGAGACGAGGATTTCGCCATCGGCGGGCTGGATCTGGAGCCGGAAGGCGAGCCCGATGCGGACGACGCGGGCGCCATGGCCGGGCAGCTGGATATGGCCAGGGCCTACGTTGATCTCGGTGATGTCGAGCTCGCGCGGCCGATGCTGCAGGAAGTCGCCGAGCGCGGCGACGCCGAGCAGCAGCGCGAGGCCGCCGAGCTGCTCGACAAGCTGGGCTAG
- a CDS encoding SPOR domain-containing protein has protein sequence MSGEDELLLRRLIGAAVVFVGAFLLAWLLPQPEAGKSEEEGTVVLRMGAPEPAPRLERAPRAAEVAEASDRSGERAASGAREASVETPPDPARVSAAVAEPAPEPKPKPESKPEPKPEAASEPDPPAPEATVADGGDWWIQAAAYSDQAAARRGRERVEEAFSTGSRLREVRVDGRRFWRLQVGPLPREAAAQALAEGLREKGFQGARVFRETGP, from the coding sequence ATGAGCGGCGAAGATGAACTGTTGCTCCGCCGCCTGATCGGCGCAGCCGTCGTCTTCGTCGGCGCCTTTCTGCTGGCATGGCTACTGCCACAGCCGGAGGCGGGCAAGAGCGAGGAGGAGGGCACGGTCGTTCTCAGAATGGGTGCGCCGGAGCCCGCGCCTCGACTCGAGCGGGCGCCGCGGGCGGCCGAAGTCGCTGAAGCTTCGGATCGGTCGGGCGAGAGAGCCGCGTCCGGCGCGCGAGAAGCATCGGTGGAGACGCCGCCGGATCCTGCGCGAGTATCCGCTGCGGTGGCCGAACCAGCTCCCGAGCCGAAGCCGAAGCCCGAATCGAAGCCTGAACCGAAGCCAGAAGCTGCGTCCGAGCCGGACCCGCCCGCGCCCGAGGCAACGGTTGCTGATGGTGGCGACTGGTGGATTCAGGCTGCCGCCTACAGCGACCAGGCGGCAGCGCGACGTGGACGCGAACGAGTTGAAGAGGCTTTCTCGACGGGCAGTCGCCTGCGCGAAGTACGCGTCGACGGCCGGCGCTTCTGGCGACTGCAGGTCGGCCCGCTACCGCGGGAAGCGGCAGCCCAGGCGCTGGCGGAAGGCCTGCGCGAAAAGGGATTTCAGGGCGCGCGTGTCTTTCGTGAAACGGGGCCTTGA
- a CDS encoding phosphoribosylanthranilate isomerase: protein MTHRTRIKICGVTRPEDARHAAACGADAVGVVFVPASPRNIDVEAAMAVRAAVPPFVQLVALFMDADAAQVRAVCERVGPDLLQFHGAEDAAFCGSFGRPYIKSVATAAGADLTAAERAYPNAIGLLVDGHDVGEMGGSGRGVRPEQLQGATRLPLVLAGGLRPDNVAASVAAFRPWAVDVSSGVESAPGIKAAEQVAAFISEVQKADEQRSSQL from the coding sequence ATGACGCATCGAACGCGCATCAAGATCTGCGGCGTGACGCGGCCCGAGGATGCGCGCCACGCCGCCGCCTGCGGGGCCGACGCCGTGGGCGTGGTCTTTGTGCCCGCGTCGCCGCGCAACATCGATGTTGAAGCGGCGATGGCGGTGCGCGCGGCCGTACCGCCCTTCGTGCAGCTGGTAGCGTTGTTCATGGATGCCGATGCTGCGCAGGTGCGCGCCGTTTGCGAGCGGGTCGGCCCCGATCTGCTGCAGTTCCACGGCGCCGAGGACGCGGCCTTCTGCGGCAGCTTCGGTCGCCCCTACATCAAGAGCGTGGCGACGGCGGCGGGCGCCGATCTGACGGCGGCGGAGCGCGCCTACCCGAACGCGATCGGCCTGCTCGTCGATGGTCACGACGTCGGCGAGATGGGGGGCAGCGGCCGCGGCGTGCGACCGGAGCAGCTTCAGGGCGCAACCCGCCTGCCGCTGGTGCTTGCCGGTGGTCTGCGCCCGGACAATGTGGCGGCGTCGGTGGCGGCCTTCCGGCCGTGGGCGGTGGATGTCTCCAGCGGTGTCGAATCGGCACCGGGAATCAAGGCGGCAGAGCAGGTTGCCGCCTTCATCAGCGAGGTGCAAAAGGCAGATGAGCAGCGATCCAGCCAGCTATAA
- the trpB gene encoding tryptophan synthase subunit beta: MSSDPASYNFPDARGHFGPYGGRFVAETLIEPLLALEKAYLSLRDDPDFRAELDRDLKLYVGRPSPLYPAERLTARWGGAEIYLKREDLNHTGAHKINNTVGQALLAKHLGKTRIIAETGAGQHGVASATIAARLGLECVVYMGAEDVERQSPNVYRMKLLGAQVVPVKSGTRTLKDAMNEALRDWVTNVDDTFYVIGTVAGPHPYPMLVRDFNAVVGREVREQAMEAWGGLPDALVACVGGGSNAIGLFHTFIPDTSVRMVGVEAGGHGIASGEHAAPLSAGFPGVLHGNRTYIMADENGQISGTHSISAGLDYPGVGPEHAWLKDSGRVEYVSINDDEALAAFHECTRIEGIIPALETSHALAWAKRMAPELGAGKRMVVNLSGRGDKDLYTVARMDGITLD, translated from the coding sequence ATGAGCAGCGATCCAGCCAGCTATAACTTTCCCGACGCGCGCGGGCACTTCGGCCCCTACGGCGGCCGTTTCGTCGCCGAGACGCTGATCGAGCCCTTGCTCGCGCTGGAGAAGGCCTATCTCTCCCTGCGCGACGATCCGGACTTCCGGGCCGAGCTCGACCGCGATCTCAAGCTCTACGTCGGCCGACCGTCGCCGCTCTACCCGGCCGAGCGACTGACCGCGCGCTGGGGTGGGGCGGAGATCTATCTCAAGCGCGAGGATCTCAATCACACCGGCGCGCACAAGATCAACAACACGGTCGGCCAGGCGTTGCTAGCCAAGCACCTCGGCAAGACGCGCATCATCGCCGAGACCGGTGCCGGGCAGCACGGCGTCGCCAGCGCCACCATCGCCGCCCGCCTGGGCCTGGAATGCGTGGTCTACATGGGCGCAGAAGATGTCGAGCGGCAGTCGCCGAATGTCTACCGCATGAAGCTGCTGGGCGCGCAGGTGGTGCCGGTCAAATCCGGCACACGCACCCTCAAGGACGCCATGAACGAGGCGCTGCGCGACTGGGTGACCAATGTCGACGACACCTTCTACGTCATCGGCACCGTCGCCGGCCCGCATCCCTATCCGATGCTGGTGCGCGACTTCAATGCCGTGGTCGGCCGCGAAGTCCGCGAGCAGGCGATGGAGGCCTGGGGCGGGTTGCCGGACGCGCTGGTGGCCTGTGTCGGCGGTGGCTCGAACGCCATCGGCCTTTTCCATACCTTCATTCCCGATACCAGCGTGCGCATGGTGGGCGTCGAGGCTGGCGGCCACGGTATCGCCAGCGGCGAGCATGCCGCGCCGCTGTCGGCCGGTTTCCCGGGCGTGCTGCACGGCAACCGCACCTACATCATGGCCGATGAAAACGGTCAGATCAGCGGCACGCACTCGATCTCTGCCGGCCTGGATTACCCCGGTGTCGGGCCCGAGCACGCCTGGCTGAAGGACAGCGGCCGCGTCGAGTACGTCAGTATCAACGACGACGAGGCTCTCGCGGCCTTCCACGAATGCACGCGCATTGAGGGCATCATTCCGGCCCTGGAGACTTCGCATGCGCTGGCTTGGGCAAAGAGGATGGCTCCAGAGCTGGGCGCCGGCAAGCGCATGGTGGTGAACCTCTCCGGCCGCGGCGACAAGGATCTCTACACCGTCGCGCGCATGGACGGCATCACCCTCGACTGA